Proteins encoded in a region of the Uloborus diversus isolate 005 chromosome 1, Udiv.v.3.1, whole genome shotgun sequence genome:
- the LOC129218321 gene encoding uncharacterized protein LOC129218321: MVRNYKKKTSRCDIDETAVSSAVEAVFEGRLSLRKAAARYDVKFATLQHRLEKNKQRSQGQNDKEQEQFSSKYSAQQVFTVDQEAQLTEYLVRCSEMHYGLTLKQFQRLAFKFASKLNRKVPATWEQNKMAGKEWVLGFRKRSSTITLRKPENTSVARSLSFNKTAVLEFYQNYESVLARYQFTGSRIFNFDKTAITTILSAPKVLVHKAQKQVGQIVSAEKGDLVTFVGIVSATGTAVPPAFVFPRVHFKNHFLESAPEGSLGLATKSGWMNADLHLKVLEHIKNNANCSAENPILLLCDNCKAYVSIATIDYCKENGIIYLSFPPHTSHKLQPLDVAVFGPFKGKLKIAFNDWHLNHPGRGLTIYDIPKLAKLAYFETFTPKNIMKGFETPEIHPFNRLPFSDSHFAPLEVYKINTNPPSNDALTTSSAVTQTPVNLSSD, translated from the coding sequence ATGGTCCGCAACTATAAAAAGAAAACCAGCAGGTGTGATATTGATGAAACTGCAGTGTCTTCTGCAGTTGAAGCTGTTTTTGAAGGGAGACTATCTTTACGTAAGGCGGCAGCAAGGTATGATGTCAAATTTGCTACTTTACAGCATAGACTGGAAAAAAACAAGCAGCGAAGTCAGGGTCAAAACGACAAAGAGCAAGAACAGTTCAGCTCTAAATATTCTGCACAACAGGTATTTACTGTTGATCAAGAAGCTCAACTAACCGAGTACTTAGTGCGTTGTAGTGAAATGCATTATGGTTTAACACTAAAACAATTTCAACGCCTTGCATTTAAATTCGCCTCAAAATTGAACCGTAAAGTTCCTGCTACATGGGAACAAAATAAAATGGCTGGTAAAGAGTGGGTTCTTGGATTCAGAAAGAGAAGCAGTACCATAACATTGCGCAAACCTGAAAATACCAGTGTTGCGCGTTCGTTAAGTTTTAACAAGACTGCAGTGTTGGAGTTTTATCAAAACTACGAATCAGTCCTTGCTAGGTACCAGTTCACTGGTAGCAGAATCTTCAACTTTGATAAAACTGCAATTACCACGATTTTGAGTGCACCAAAGGTCTTGGTTCATAAAGCTCAGAAACAGGTTGGACAAATTGTTTCAGCGGAAAAGGGGGATCTTGTAACATTTGTTGGCATAGTATCAGCCACTGGGACAGCAGTCCCACCAGCTTTTGTTTTTCCTCGGGTTCATTTCAAGAATCATTTTTTGGAGAGTGCTCCTGAAGGAAGTTTAGGGTTGGCAACCAAAAGTGGGTGGATGAATGCAGATTTACACTTAAAAGTGTTGGAGCACATTAAGAACAACGCTAACTGCTCGGCAGAAAATCCCATTTTACTACTCTGTGATAATTGTAAAGCCTATGTTTCAATTGCGACAATTGATTATTGCAAAGAAAATGGGATTATTTACTTATCCTTTCCTCCACACACATCACACAAATTGCAGCCCCTTGATGTGGCTGTGTTTGGTCCTTTCAAGGGAAAATTGAAGATAGCGTTCAATGACTGGCATTTAAATCACCCTGGAAGAGGTTTGACAATTTATGATATTCCAAAACTCGCTAAATTAGCATATTTTGAAACATTCACACCAAAGAATATCATGAAAGGTTTTGAAACGCCAGAAATTCACCCTTTCAACCGACTGCCTTTTTCTGATTCTCATTTTGCACCATTAGAAGTCTACAAGATAAACACTAATCCACCCTCGAATGATGCTCTGACTACCTCCTCTGCCGTCACTCAAACTCCTGTTAATTTATCGTCCGACTAA